A section of the Pan paniscus chromosome 11, NHGRI_mPanPan1-v2.0_pri, whole genome shotgun sequence genome encodes:
- the LOC129393091 gene encoding spermatogenesis-associated protein 31A1-like isoform X2, with product MKPWWARDWALPSRGQCVCPGETNACLDAEGAGRECPRGLEKTLDLLSQLQSLLEPHLDKGDFGQLSGPDPPGEVGEKAPDGASQSSHEPMEDAAPILSPLASPDPQAKHPQDLASTPSPGPMTTSVSSLSASQPPEPSLPLEHPSPEPPALFPHPPHTPDPLACSPPPPNGFTAPPLRDSTLITPSHCDSVALPLGTVPQSLSPHEDLVASVPAISGLGGSNSHVSASSWWQETARTSCAFNSSVQQDHLSRHPPETCQMEAGSPFLLSSDGQNVVGIQVTETAKVNIWEEKENVGSFTNQMTPEKHLNSLRNLVKSLDAEQDTTNPKPFWNMGENSKQLPGPQKLSDPRLLQESFWKNYSQLFWGLPSLHSESLVANAWVTDRSYTLRSPPFLFNEMSYVCPIQRETTMSPLLFQAQPLSHLGPECQPFISSTPQFRPTPMAQAEAQAHLQSSFPVLSPAFPSLIKNTGVACPASQNKVQALSLPETQHPEWPLLRKQLEGRLALPSEVQKSQDVFSVSTPNLPQESLTPILPENFPVSPEIWRQLELHIKKWIIQHWGKLGRIQESPDLMQLRDESPGTSQAKGKPSPWQSSMSTGESSKEAQKVKFQLESDPCPHLGQILGETPQNLSRDMKSFPRKVLGVTSEESERNLRKPLRSDSGSDLLRCTERTHIENILKAHMGRHLGQTNEGLIPVRVRRSWLAVNQALPVSNTHMKTSNLTAPKSGKACVNTAQVLSFLEPCTQQVLGAHIVRFWAKHRWGLPLRVLKPIQCFKLEKVSSLSLTQLAGPSSATCESGAGSEVEVDMFLRKPPMASLRKQVLTKASDHMPESLLASSPACKQFQRAPRGIPSWNDHGPLKPPPAGEEGRWPSKPLTYSLTGSTQQSRSLGAQSSRAGETREAVPQRRVPLETCMLANLQATSEDVHGFEAPGTSKSSLHPRVSVSQDPRKLCLMEEVVSEFEPGMATKSETQPQVCAAVVLLPDGQASVVPHASENLASQVPQGHLQSMPTGNMWASQELHDLMAARRSKLVHEEPRNPNCQGSCKSQRPMFPPIHKSEKSRKPNLEKHEERLEGLRTPQLTPVRKTEDTHQDEGVQLLPSKKQPPSISHFGENIKQFFQCIFSKKKSKPAPVTAESQNTVKNRSCVYSSSAEAQGLVTAVGQMLEEKMSVCHARHASKVNQHKQKFQVPVCGFPCNHRHLFYSEHGRILSYAASSQQATLKSQGCPNRDRQIRNQQPLKSVRCNNEQWGLRHPQILHPKKAVSPVSPPQHWPKTSGASSHHHHCPRHCLLWEGI from the exons ATGAAGCCATGGTGGGCCAGGGACTGGGCGTTACCCAGCAGGGGGCAGTGTGTGTGTCCTGGGGAGACCAATGCCTGCCTGGATGCGGAGGGGG CTGGTAGAGAGTGCCCGAGAGGCCTGGAGAAGACTTTGGACCTGCTTTCACAACTGCAGAG CCtcctggagccacaccttgacaAAGGTGACTTTGGTCAGCTCTCCGGTCCAGACCCCCCAGGTGAGGTGGGCGAAAAAGCACCTGATGGAGCCTCCCAGTCCTCTCATGAGCCTATGGAAGATGCTGCTCCCATTCTCTCCCCGTTAGCTTCCCCGGATCCTCAAGCCAAGCATCCTCAGGATCTGGCCTCCACCCCATCGCCAGGCCCAATGaccacctcagtctcctcccTAAGTGCCTCCCAGCCACCAGAACCTTCCCTTCCCCTAGAACACCCCTCACCCGAGCCACCTGCACTTTTCcctcacccaccacacaccccTGATCCTCTGGCCTGCTCTCCGCCTCCTCCAAATGGCTTCACTGCTCCTCCCCTGCGGGACTCCACACTGATAACTCCATCTCACTGTGACTCAGTGGCACTTCCACTGGGCACCGTCCCTCAAAGCTTGTCTCCACATGAGGATTTGGTGGCTTCTGTCCCAGCCATCTCAGGCCTTGGTGGCTCAAACAGTCATGTTTCTGCCTCCTCCTGGTGGCAGGAGACTGCCAGAACCTCGTGCGCCTTTAACTCATCAGTCCAGCAAGATCATCTTTCCCGCCACCCACCAGAGACCTGTCAGATGGAAGCTGGTAGCCCGTTTTTGCTCAGCTCTGATGGCCAGAATGTCGTGGGGATACAAGTCACAGAAACAGCCAAGGTCAacatttgggaagaaaaagaaaatgttggatCATTTACAAATCAAATGACCCCAGAAAAGCACTTAAATTCTTTGCGGAATTTGGTTAAATCATTGGATGCTGAGCAGGACACCACAAACCCAAAACCCTTCTGGAACATGGGAGAGAACTCGAAACAGCTGCCCGGACCTCAGAAGCTCTCAGATCCTAGGCTCTTGCAGGAAAGTTTTTGGAAGAATTATAGCCAGCTTTTCTGGGGCCTCCCCTCTCTGCACAGCGAGTCCCTGGTGGCTAACGCCTGGGTAACTGACAGGTCTTATACTTTACGGTCTCCTCCTTTCTTGTTCAATGAAATGTCCTATGTCTGCCCAATTCAAAGGGAGACTACAATGTCCCCACTGCTTTTCCAGGCCCAGCCCCTGTCCCATCTGGGGCCCGAGTGCCAACCCTTTATTTCATCCACACCCCAATTCCGGCCCACACCTATGGCTCAGGCCGAGGCTCAGGCCCATCTTCAATCCTCTTTCCCAGTCCTATCTCCTGCTTTTCCATCCCTGATTAAGAACACTGGAGTAGCTTGCCCTGCATCGCAGAATAAAGTGCAAGCTCTCTCCCTACCTGAAACTCAGCACCCTGAATGGCCTTTGTTGAGGAAACAACTAGAAGGTAGGTTGGCTTTACCCTCTGAGGTCCAAAAATCTCAGGACGTCTTTAGTGTCTCCACTCCTAACCTTCCCCAGGAAAGTTTGACACCCATTCTGCCTGAGAACTTTCCAGTCAGTCCTGAAATCTGGAGACAACTGGAGCTACACATAAAAAAGTGGATCATCCAACACTGGGGCAAGCTGGGAAGGATCCAAGAGTCTCCGGATCTGATGCAGCTTCGGGATGAATCACCAGGGACAAGTCAGGCCAAGGGCAAACCCAGTCCCTGGCAGTCCTCCATGTCCACAGGTGAAAGCAGCAAGGAGGCACAGAAGGTGAAGTTCCAGCTAGAGAGCGACCCGTGCCCACATCTGGGGCAAATTCTGGGTGAGACCCCACAAAATCTATCCAGGGACATGAAAAGCTTCCCACGGAAGGTTCTGGGGGTGACTTCTGAGGAGTCGGAAAGGAACTTGAGGAAGCCCTTGAGGAGTGACTCGGGAAGTGATTTATTAAGATGCACAGAGAGGACTCATATAGAAAACATCCTGAAAGCCCACATGGGCAGGCACTTGGGCCAGACCAACGAGGGCTTGATCCCCGTGCGTGTGCGTCGATCCTGGCTTGCTGTCAACCAGGCTCTTCCCGTGTCCAACACCCACATGAAAACCAGCAATCTAACAGCCCCAAAAAGTGGGAAAGCCTGTGTGAACACAGCCCAGGTGCTTTCCTTCCTCGAGCCGTGTACTCAGCAGGTGTTGGGAGCCCATATTGTGAGGTTTTGGGCCAAACACAGGTGGGGTCTACCCCTCAGGGTCCTCAAGCCCATTCAGTGCTTTAAACTGGAAAAGGTTTCATCCTTGTCCCTTACACAGCTTGCCGGTCCCTCCTCAGCCACCTGTGAATCTGGGGCTGGCTCAGAAGTTGAGGTGGACATGTTCCTTAGAAAGCCACCAATGGCAAGTCTGAGAAAGCAGGTGCTGACCAAAGCATCTGATCACATGCCAGAGAGTCTTCTGGCCTCCTCACCTGCATGTAAGCAGTTCCAGAGGGCACCGCGAGGAATCCCATCTTGGAATGATCATGGGCCCTTGAAGCCTCCTCCAGCTGGAGAGGAGGGCAGGTGGCCATCTAAGCCCCTCACGTACAGCCTCACAGGCAGCACCCAGCAGAGCAGGAGCTTAGGAGCCCAATCTTCAAGGGCTGGAGAGACAAGGGAGGCAGTGCCACAACGCAGAGTCCCCTTGGAAACCTGTATGCTGGCAAACCTCCAAGCCACAAGTGAGGATGTGCATGGTTTCGAGGCTCCAGGGACCAGCAAAAGCTCTCTACACCCTAGAGTGTCTGTCTCCCAAGATCCAAGAAAGCTGTGTCTTATGGAGGAGGTTGTTAGTGAATTTGAGCCTGGAATGGCCACAAAGTCAGAGACCCAGCCTCAAGTTTGTGCCGCTGTTGTGCTCCTTCCAGATGGGCAAGCATCTGTTGTGCCCCACGCTTCAGAGAATTTGGCTTCTCAGGTGCCCCAGGGCCATCTCCAGAGCATGCCTACTGGGAACATGTGGGCTTCCCAGGAGCTACATGACCTCATGGCAGCCAGAAGGAGCAAACTGGTGCACGAGGAGCCCAGAAACCCAAACTGTCAAGGCTCATGCAAGAGCCAAAGGCCAATGTTTCCCCCTATTCACAAGAGTGAGAAGTCTAGGAAGCCCAACttagaaaaacatgaagaaaggCTTGAAGGATTGAGGACTCCTCAACTTACCCCAGTCAGGAAAACAGAAGACACCCATCAGGATGAAGGCGTCCAGCTACTGCCGTCAAAGAAACAGCCTCCTTCAATAAGCCACTTTGGAGAAAACATCAAGCAATTTTTTCAGtgcattttttcaaagaaaaaaagcaagccgGCACCAGTCACTGCTGAGAGCCAAAACACAGTAAAAAACAGATCATGTGTGTACAGCAGCAGTGCTGAAGCTCAGGGTCTCGTGACGGCAGTTGGACAAATGCTGGAGGAGAAAATGTCAGTTTGTCATGCGCGCCATGCCTCGAAGGTAAATCAGCACAAACAGAAGTTTCAAGTCCCAGTCTGTGGGTTTCCCTGCAACCACAGGCACCTCTTCTACTCAGAACACGGCAGAATATTGAGCTATGCAGCCAGCAGTCAACAAGCCACTCTCAAGAGCCAGGGTTGTCCCAACAGAGACAGGCAAATCAGAAATCAACAGCCCTTGAAAAGTGTGCGGTGCAACAATGAGCAATGGGGCCTGCGACATCCCCAAATCTTGCACCCCAAGAAAGCTGTATCCCCAGTCAGTCCCCCTCAGCACTGGCCGAAGACATCCGGTGCCTCTagccaccatcaccactgtccaaGGCACTGTCTTCTTTGGGAAGGTATCTGA